In Enterobacter sp. 638, a single window of DNA contains:
- the ytfQ gene encoding galactofuranose ABC transporter substrate-binding protein YtfQ, translated as MWKRLLLVTAVSAAMSSMAMAAPLTVGFSQVGSESGWRAAETNVAKSEAEKRGITLKIADGQQKQENQIKAVRSFIAQGVDAIFIAPVVATGWEPVLKEAKDAEIPVFLLDRSIDVKDKSLVMTTVTANNVLEGQLIGDWLIKEVNGKPCNVVELQGTVGASVAIDRKKGFAEAIAKAPNIKIIRSQSGDFTRSKGKEVMESFIKAENNGKNICMVYAHNDDMVIGAIQAIKEAGLKPGKDILTGSIDGVPDIYKAMIDGEANASVELTPNMAGPAFDALEKFKKDGTKPEQVTITKSTLYLPDTAKEELEKKKNMGY; from the coding sequence ATGTGGAAGCGCTTACTACTTGTTACAGCAGTTTCGGCAGCCATGTCGTCTATGGCGATGGCCGCACCATTAACCGTCGGTTTTTCGCAAGTGGGTTCGGAATCAGGCTGGCGTGCGGCTGAAACCAACGTCGCCAAAAGCGAGGCCGAAAAACGCGGCATTACGCTTAAAATCGCCGACGGGCAGCAAAAACAGGAAAACCAGATCAAGGCAGTCCGATCGTTCATAGCCCAGGGTGTTGACGCCATCTTCATCGCGCCTGTTGTGGCGACAGGCTGGGAACCGGTACTAAAAGAAGCCAAAGATGCAGAAATCCCGGTCTTCCTGCTCGACCGTTCTATTGATGTGAAAGACAAATCCCTCGTGATGACAACCGTCACCGCGAACAACGTGCTGGAAGGCCAACTGATTGGCGACTGGCTGATCAAAGAAGTTAACGGTAAGCCGTGTAACGTTGTTGAGCTGCAAGGTACGGTTGGCGCAAGCGTCGCAATCGACCGTAAAAAAGGCTTTGCAGAAGCCATCGCCAAAGCGCCAAACATCAAAATCATCCGCTCCCAGTCCGGCGACTTTACCCGTAGTAAAGGTAAAGAAGTCATGGAGAGCTTCATCAAGGCTGAAAACAACGGCAAAAATATCTGCATGGTTTACGCCCACAACGATGACATGGTGATCGGTGCTATCCAGGCGATTAAAGAAGCGGGCCTGAAACCGGGCAAAGATATCCTGACGGGCTCCATCGATGGCGTGCCGGATATCTATAAAGCGATGATCGACGGCGAAGCGAATGCCAGCGTCGAACTGACCCCGAATATGGCCGGCCCGGCGTTTGATGCTCTTGAGAAGTTCAAGAAAGACGGCACCAAACCAGAACAAGTGACCATCACTAAATCGACGCTCTACCTGCCTGATACGGCGAAAGAAGAGTTAGAGAAGAAGAAAAACATGGGTTACTGA
- the ytfR gene encoding galactofuranose ABC transporter, ATP-binding protein YtfR, whose protein sequence is MTNEQHQEILRTEGLSKFFPGVKALDNVNFSLRRGEIMALLGENGAGKSTLIKALTGVYHADRGAIWLEGNAISPRNTAHAQQLGIGTVYQEVNLLPNMSVADNLFIGREPRRFGLLRRKEMEARATKLMESYGFSLDVREPLNRFSVAMQQIVAICRAIDLSAKVLILDEPTASLDTQEVEMLFTLMRQLRDQGVSLIFVTHFLDQVYEVSDRITVLRNGAFVGCRETHELPQIELVKMMLGRELDTKALQRAGRTLLSDKPVAAFKDFGKKGTIAPFNLEVRPGEIVGLAGLLGSGRTETAEVIFGIKPADSGSATIKGKPQNLRSPHQASCLGIGFCPEDRKTDGIIAAASVRENIILALQAQRGWLRPIPRKEQNAIAERFIRQLGIRTPSSEQPIEFLSGGNQQKVLLSRWLLTKPQFLILDEPTRGIDVGAHAEIIRLIETLCADGLALLVISSELEELVGYADRVIIMRDRKQVAEIPLDELSVPAIMNAIAA, encoded by the coding sequence ATGACGAACGAACAACACCAGGAAATCCTCCGAACAGAGGGACTCAGTAAATTTTTCCCCGGCGTGAAGGCGCTGGATAATGTGAACTTTAGCCTGCGTCGTGGCGAAATCATGGCGCTCCTGGGGGAAAACGGCGCCGGTAAATCCACGCTGATCAAAGCCCTGACCGGGGTTTATCACGCCGATCGTGGTGCTATCTGGCTCGAAGGTAATGCCATCTCCCCGCGAAATACGGCCCATGCCCAACAGCTTGGCATCGGGACGGTTTATCAGGAAGTCAACCTGCTGCCGAACATGTCGGTGGCCGATAATCTGTTTATTGGCCGTGAGCCGCGTCGGTTTGGCCTGCTGCGCCGAAAAGAGATGGAAGCGCGCGCCACCAAACTGATGGAGTCTTACGGTTTTTCTCTCGATGTGCGCGAGCCACTGAACCGCTTTTCTGTTGCGATGCAGCAAATCGTTGCCATTTGCCGCGCGATCGATCTCTCCGCGAAAGTCCTGATCCTCGACGAACCTACCGCCAGCCTCGACACGCAAGAGGTGGAAATGCTCTTCACCCTGATGCGCCAGCTGCGCGATCAGGGCGTCAGCCTGATCTTTGTCACCCACTTCCTCGATCAGGTCTATGAAGTCAGCGATCGCATTACCGTCTTGCGAAACGGTGCGTTTGTCGGGTGCCGCGAAACCCACGAACTGCCGCAAATCGAGCTGGTGAAAATGATGCTCGGCCGCGAGCTGGACACCAAAGCCCTGCAACGCGCGGGCCGCACGCTGCTGAGTGATAAACCGGTCGCGGCGTTTAAAGATTTCGGTAAAAAAGGCACGATTGCGCCGTTCAACCTGGAAGTGCGCCCCGGCGAAATCGTCGGTCTGGCGGGCTTATTAGGATCGGGGCGTACCGAAACGGCCGAAGTGATCTTTGGGATCAAACCTGCCGACAGCGGCAGCGCGACTATCAAAGGCAAACCGCAAAACTTGCGCTCACCGCATCAGGCCTCGTGTCTGGGCATCGGTTTTTGCCCGGAAGATCGTAAAACCGACGGCATTATTGCCGCCGCCTCGGTGCGGGAAAATATTATTCTGGCGCTCCAGGCTCAGCGCGGCTGGCTACGGCCCATTCCGCGGAAAGAGCAAAATGCGATTGCCGAGCGCTTTATTCGCCAGCTTGGGATCCGTACGCCAAGTTCTGAACAGCCGATTGAGTTTCTCTCGGGCGGCAACCAGCAAAAAGTGCTGCTTTCCCGCTGGCTGCTCACTAAACCTCAATTTTTGATTCTGGACGAACCCACGCGTGGCATTGACGTGGGGGCGCATGCGGAAATCATCCGCCTCATCGAAACGCTGTGCGCTGATGGTCTGGCGCTGCTGGTTATCTCCTCCGAACTGGAAGAGTTGGTGGGCTATGCCGATCGCGTCATCATTATGCGCGATCGTAAACAGGTGGCAGAGATCCCGCTGGATGAACTGTCCGTTCCAGCGATCATGAATGCCATCGCGGCATAA
- the ytfT gene encoding galactofuranose ABC transporter, ATP-binding protein YtfT — protein MMPRSLSNAGESKRRFRWPTGTPQIIALLLVLAVDSLVAPHFLQIVLQDGRLFGSPIDILNRAAPVALLAIGMTLVIATGGIDLSVGAIMAIAGATAASLTVAGHSLPVVLLGALGTGVLAGLWNGILVSILKIQPFVATLILMVAGRGVAQLITSGQIVTFDSLNLAWIGSGKLLLFPTPVIIALATLIVFWLFTRKTALGMFIEAVGINIRAAKNAGVSTRLVVMLAYVLSGVCAAIAGIIVAADIRGADANNAGLWLELDAILAVVIGGGSLMGGRFNLVLSVVGALIIQGMNTGILLSGFQPELNQVVKAVVVLCVLIVQSSRFISIIKGIRGHDKT, from the coding sequence GTGATGCCCCGTTCACTTTCAAACGCTGGAGAGTCGAAGCGTCGCTTCCGCTGGCCAACCGGCACTCCACAGATTATCGCGCTGCTGCTGGTGCTGGCGGTCGATAGCCTCGTCGCGCCGCATTTCCTTCAAATCGTGTTGCAGGACGGCCGCCTGTTTGGCAGCCCGATTGATATTTTAAACCGCGCAGCACCCGTTGCGCTGCTGGCGATTGGGATGACGCTGGTGATCGCCACCGGCGGTATCGATTTGTCCGTGGGGGCCATTATGGCCATCGCGGGCGCAACCGCCGCTTCACTGACCGTCGCCGGGCACAGTTTGCCGGTTGTGCTGCTGGGGGCGCTGGGAACCGGCGTTCTGGCGGGGCTGTGGAACGGCATTTTGGTTTCAATCCTCAAAATCCAGCCGTTTGTCGCGACCTTGATTTTGATGGTGGCGGGGCGCGGCGTGGCCCAGTTGATCACCTCCGGGCAGATCGTAACATTTGATTCCCTAAATTTGGCATGGATCGGTAGCGGCAAGCTGCTGCTCTTCCCAACCCCGGTCATTATCGCGCTGGCTACGCTTATCGTGTTCTGGTTGTTTACCCGTAAAACGGCGCTCGGCATGTTTATCGAGGCGGTGGGGATTAACATTCGGGCGGCGAAAAATGCCGGAGTGAGCACGCGCTTAGTGGTGATGTTGGCCTATGTGCTGAGCGGCGTTTGCGCAGCGATAGCCGGCATTATCGTGGCAGCAGATATTCGTGGCGCGGATGCCAATAACGCCGGGCTGTGGCTGGAGCTGGACGCCATTCTGGCGGTGGTTATCGGTGGCGGCTCGCTGATGGGTGGACGATTCAACCTGGTCCTTTCCGTCGTCGGCGCTCTGATTATTCAGGGGATGAATACTGGGATTTTACTCTCAGGCTTCCAGCCGGAGCTTAACCAGGTGGTGAAAGCGGTTGTTGTGCTCTGCGTGCTGATTGTTCAGTCGTCGCGCTTTATTAGCATCATTAAGGGGATTCGCGGCCATGATAAAACGTAA